AATATGGAGACCGCGACGTTGACCAATAGTAAAACCTATTATCCCGTTATGTCGCCCAAGCACACGGCCGTTACAGTCTACAATATCCCCGGGCTCTATTGATTCTGGCCGAAGTTTTTCAACGATATTGGCGTAGGAGCCATTAGGAACAAAACAAATGTCCTGACTATCGGGTTTTGCTGATACGGAAAGATCAAACCGTTCAGCGTGGGCACGTGTTTCTCCTTTCGGCAACTCACCTAGCGGAAACCGAAGATACTCCAACTGCTCCTGAGTTGTAGCAAAAAGAAAGTAACTTTGATCCCTTCCTTTGTCAGATCCTTGATAAAGCTCTGCTCCATTTGGACCGCCAACCCGCCGAATGTAGTGCCCAGTTGCTAAAGCGTCAGCACCGAGTTCACGGGCCGTTGAGAGAAGATCTCTAAATTTTACAGTTTGGTTACATCTCACGCACGGAATGGGCGTCTCGCCTGCAACATAGCTGTCCGCAAAATCTCGCATTACTGATTCTTGGAATTTAGTCTCATAATCTAGCACATAATGCGGTATTCCAATTTTGTCTGCCACATCACGAGCATCATGTATGTCTTGACCGGCGCAACAGCTACCCTTTTTGTTTATCGCTGCCCCATGATCGTATAGCTGCAGGGTAATGCCTATGACATTATAACCTGCCTCCGACAAAAGAGCGGCGGTTACGGAAGAGTCAACTCCACCTGACATCGCCACCACAATCTTACTATCTTTGGGCTTTTTATTTTTTATTAAACAATCCATCGTTTAAATATAGGCTTTTCGAATTTAAACGCAATTATGCTCGTTTTTAAAAACTGGCAAGCCTTGCTTTACACTATTGACCTCAGAACTGCTATCCGCAACATTGAAAAACAGATACCTTATTGAGAGCCTCTCTGAATGACCGACATAATCGGCGAAAATATCCTTTCCACGAATTTCTTTTCTTTTACACCTATTGCGCGGGCCGCGGGTAACGGTGCTTTTGTTTCGGCAGAAGCAAGGGCGCTGAGCTTCGCATCGGATAATGCTGGTCGAAATTCTGCCTCTTTTGCAAGAGGAAACCCACGGATACAACCCCAGTTCATTGCCTTTGACCCAAGTGGCCGGCTGGTTGGCAGTCAAGTTTCACAAATAAGAGGTACAATGATTGATATTACAACATAGAAAGTCATAAGCCGCCAGTTAACCCCATCTGCCAGAACTCAATTTCAAGTTTAGTTGCTATTTGAAAATTTTCAGCAAGAGCATCAAATCTGCTGTTACCACCATAACGCACCGCTAAATTGTCAAGTTTCTTTATTGCTGCCTGTCCAATCGCTTGGTATTCCTTGCCTGAATACATATCAATCCACTGATTATAGGGGTTATTGCGACGCTTAGTTAACGGGCCCTCTACAAGCCAAGAACCTATTTCTGCATATCCTACTATGCACGGCGCTAAAACCACTTGTAAATCTAACAAGTCCCCGACCATGCCTCTCTCAAGCACGAAACGCGTGTAGGCTAAGTTAGCTGGGGCCTCTTTCGTATTTGCTAATGCTGTCTCAGTTATTCCCCATTTATTACAGTAGTCGATGTGCAATTTCATTTCATAATCGGCAAGCGCGCTCACTGCAGCTGCCGCATCTCGTATATCTTCAATTCGGTCGGCTTTATAAGCCGCAAGTGCATGAGCTCGGGAAAAATGTATGAGAAAAATATAATCCTGTTTGAGATAGTAACGAAAAGATGCCTCTGGGAGAGTTCCATCACCTAACCCCGCTACGAATGGGTGACGGGTGTATGCCTTCCATATATCCGGACAAGTTTCTTTTAATCGATGAAAAAAGGAAGGGCGGTCAATCACTGGCATTTCGGCAAAAGATATTGCTAAATTCCATACCGAAGACCTAACATTATATCATGACTCCGAAGACCGCCGCGGTCGAAACGACGATTCGTATTTCCGCCGGAACCAAGAGCCGTGCGCAAACTTCCTGAATCGATGTACCGATAGGCGAAGTCTACAAGCCAACGCGGAGATACTCTGTAGCCTGTCCCTGCCATCAATGAATAGGCAAAACCTATTGACGCATCTGACTCATACGTTTGTGAGACGCCGTTAAGCGTTGTGCTCACTTCAAGCTCATTTTGAGAAACTCCCAAACCCAGGCCTATAAATGGAGAGAACTTTGATTGTATTGGAAAATCGTAAAAACTATTTAGCATAAAGTTTACGCTGCTGATTTCGGCCGTTCCCGCCTGTGCAACCCCACTGGTTCGATTTGTTGTAGTTATGTCGGTGTCAGCCTTCATTCTATAGGTGAACTCGAACTCATTCCTTACAGGCAACCCATATGACGCCCAACTAATTCCTAAAGCACCACTAAACACACCAGAAGTAAGCGGTGCATCTGTTTCGACATTATGGGACGCCGCTGGGTCATCGAGATCTAACGAACCGTCACTGGCAAAGAAAGACCCACTTTTAAGCGCAATGTAGGGGTCCATGCGCGCAGAGCCAATGTTACCTGCCATTGCCTTGGTACGTATTGATGTAGGAAACTTCTGAGGTGTTTGAGATGTAATATGGCCGGATGCAACCTTGTTTACCGATGTCGGCACCTTAGACAAAACTGATTGAACTACCTGGCCTTTCATACCGCGGACCGTATTACGAATAACGATTGCTTTCGATGGCAGCATTCTTGATTTTTTTGGCACAACGTCAAATGCTAGCCGATGCCCATATTTACCACTCGGCTTCAATCCTCTAATCCAACGTAAGCCGAGTTGTCTTTTTCCTTCTATTAACAAAGACCCGCCACCTCCCGCAGCAGGAACGAATTCTATTCTGTCAATATTTTTGCTCCTCAAGTATGTGTAAGTATTACGGGCCTTCCACTTAACTTTTGGAATTACAATAGCAATAGTTTTTCCATCTGGACTTGTATCATACTTTACATTTACTTGATCAGTAGTATCGAGAACAACGCGTGAAAAATTCGCATGCTCGCCACTTCGAAGTTGAGTGACGCTAACATTCGCATTGGCGGAGTAGTTTTCACCAACGGAAGCTTCCGCAACTGGAAATAACCCCAAAATACACGCTAGCAAGCCACCGACCAGACTGCTTAAAAAATATTTCACTGCGATGCGCAGTTTAGTCAAGCACAGATATGTAAACAAAATTGAACCACCCACCATATTTTGTATCTCGTCGCTTAATACATACAAAATATTAGCTAGCGTGGGAAAAGCGGTCAAATCGAGTTATATTTTTATTGACCGTATTTCATAGAAAAGGCCATCTCTTAATGTTTACATCTCTCGATGTTTACGAAGAAAATCATGCCAACCGACTGATTTTATACTATTAAAATAAAGTTTTCTTAGACTTCAAAGTAGAAAGCTAGTCTTCAAAAATTAAATTACTCTTTCGGTGTGGTAATTGCAGGGTGAGACCATTTAATGCCTCAATCATTCTAAGTTGGCATCCGAGTCGGGAAGTTTGGGTAAGGCCTGTAACCAAATCAAGCAACCCTTCTTCCTCCTCACAGGGTGCTGGTAATTTTGAAATCCACGCCGGGTCAACAATCACATGGCAAGTAGAACAAGCCATCTGCCCTTCGCAAGCTCCTTCCATGTCTATACCATTACGATGCGCTATATCTAATACCGAACACCCCTCTGGCGCATCCACTTCCTGAGCGTCGCCTTCAGCACTGAGAAATACTATTTTGGCCATTATAATTTTTCTCATAAGTCTGAGTAATATTTCTCAGAGATAGCACCGCCTGAATAATTTCTTCAGCAGCAAAAATCACTTCTTTTTCAACTGTGAACCTGCCAAATCCAATGCGAATAGCATTGTGCAATAGACGCTTCTCAACACCGATCGACTGCAAAACATGGGATGACGCTACTGAGGACGTAGTGCAGGCTGATCCCGAGGACAGTGCTATACTCGGCAAACGCATCATTAAATCCTGTGCGTCTATGTCTAGAAATGATAAATTTAGATTTCCAGGAATGCGTCTTTCGAGGTCCCCGTTTAATTTTACATCATTTAAACTATCGAAAATTTGCGCTAAAAATTGGTCCCTTAAGTGCCTAATTCGGTCAGCTTCTTCAGAAATGTTTTCCGAACCTAAACGACATGCCTCCCCAAAACCTATGGCAAGCGGTGCAGGGACGGTACCAGAGCGCAATCCACGTTCCTGTCCACCACCATCTAATAATGGTTCAATTTTGATCTTTGGCTTCTGACGAACGTACAATGCCCCAATACCCATTGGTCCATAGAGTTTGTGAGCGCTAATACTGAGCAAGTCTATTCCCATCACGTTAACGTCAATGGGTATTTTTGCAACAGCTTGCGCAGCATCAGTGTGAAACAACGCACCGACCCTCGCGCACAGACTTGCTATTTCCGTTACGGGCTGAATCACTCCTATTTCATTATTGACCATCATAATCGAAACAAGTGCGGTGCGCTCACTCAATGCATTTTCCAAAAGGTCAAGATCAAGCAAGCCGCTCTTTTCAACTGGAAGGTAAGTAACGGTGAACCCCTCTCGTTCCAACCGAGCGCAACTCTCCAGCACACATTTGTGTTCAGTTGCACAGGTGACGACATGATTACGGCCAGATGAAATCGCCCGTGCAGTCCCTTTCACCGCTAAATTGTTGGCCTCCGTTGCGCCAGACGTGAAGGTTATCTCATTCGGCTTAGCGCCTATCAGTTTAGCTATATGAGCTCGTGCGTCCTCAACTGCCTGTTCAGCTACCCAACCATAAGCGTGATCACTGGAATGCGGATTGCCAAACATCTCGTGAAACCATGGCAACATAACATCGCGAACGCGAGGGTCCACTGGCGTTGTCGCTTGATAATCAAGGTAAACAGGTTCATCTGTTGTCATATTAGGCCACCGAACTCATTCTTCGATCAAGCAGCATCAACTTGCCGTTTAATCATTTTTAAACTCGACACCCAGGCATCTACGAAACGCGCCATTTCCTCTTCTTTTGTTTCAAAGCCAATACTTACCCTTATAGATGACGCTGACATACTTTCAGATAATCCCATCGCTCTCAGAACGTGGCTAGGGCCCACCTTTCCAGATGAACAAGCAGAGCCAGAGCTAATAGCAATCCCTGAAAGGTCGAGGGCTATTACCTGAGTTTCTGCCGATACTCCGTCAACCCCAAATAAACTCGTATTCACCAAACGGGGTGTTTTGTGTCCGTGGATTACAACTTCCGGTGCCTGTTCAAGGATGGCCTGCTCCATTCCATTCCGAAGCTTGGCAATATGGCCTGCCTTATTCAGCATCTCGTTTACATGCATTACCGCTGCACCAAAACCAGCGATGGCCGGGACGTTTTCGGTGCCGCCACGGCGCCCCCGCTCTTGACCGCCGCCATTCATTGTTGATGCAATCTCGATCCCAGGGGCTAGAATCAACGCACCGACACCTTTGGGCCCACCTATTTTGTGCGCAGACAGCGTCATCATATCTACGTCTAACTCGTTCATCTTTAGCGGAATTCGGCCAGGTGCTTGAACGGCGTCACAATGAAACAATGCTCCATAATCGTGCGCAATACCCGCTAACTCAGCAATAGGCTGAATAACACCGGTCTCATTATTGGCCAGCATAACCGAAACCAGCACAGAATTCCCGTTACGTCGCAAAAGAGTCTCGAGACACTCCGGACTAACAAGACCATCCTGGTCAACAGCAATTTTTTCCACATGACCCACAGCCTCAAGAACCGAATGATGTTCGACGCCTGAGACGAAAACCCGCCTACATTTACTGCCAGCTAACGCTAATGTGTTTGCTTCGGTGGCACCGCTAGTGAAGATAATATTTTCATGCGTTACGCCAAATGAACTGGCGATTTGACCACGTGCTTTCTCTACCATAGCGCGAGCACGTCTTCCACTGCTGTGAATAGATGATGGGTTGCCTGAAATGTCCAAAGCTTCGATGACACAACGTTTTACCGCAGGCCTCATTGGTGTTGTTGCGTTGTGATCAAGATAAATCATCGTTGAAGAACCACACAAAGTTCGGCTAAATAGTGCCAATGAATTTTTAATATGATGTTCATTTATTTTTTTTTATCTTTTTTTCCAGAGCTTCCTCTAGCAAATCAATTCGCGCCTGTAAGTTTGCAACATGCTCAACTAATCCCTCTAACGATCGCACTAGTGGATCGGGAAGCTCGCCGAGTGGTGTGCCATAAGGCCGAAAAACCTCTGCAACATCAATATCTTTGTGTTCCACAACCCGAGCCGGAATTCCTACAACTGTAATTGCTGCGGGCACATCTTGCGTAACGACAGCATTTGCACCAATGCGCGCTCCGGCCGAGACATTTATCGGACCCAAAATTTGAGCACCTGAACCAACAATAACCCCATCGCCCAGTGTTGGGTGACGGTTCCTTTCGCGCTGACTTTCTGAGTTAATCGATGGAGCAATTCCTCCTAAGGTTACAGCCTGATAAATTGTTACATCATCACCAAGTTCCGCTGTCTCACCAATCACTACGCCCATGCCGTGATCAATAAATAAGCGCTTGCCTATTGAAGCACCCGGATGAATTTCTATTCCCGTCAAAAATCTTCCAAATTGGGATATTAACCGCGCTAAAAACCAAAAATCCCGCTGCCATGCAAGGTGAGCGAAACGATGTAAAACCACGGCGTGGAACCCAGAATAACAGAAAAAAACCTCAGCACGCGAGCGAGCCGCAGGATCGCGCTGCATCATGGCATCAATTTCATCACGAATAACTTTGAACATTGGCCTATGCACTAGTGTTCCGGTGTAGTTCAGTTATTTTTCACTTAAGCAAACAAACATGCTAAACTGACTCTCTAACTTTAACAAAAAATTTAATTTAATCCTGATAACAACAACTGGATATATAATCCTCGACTCCGGGGGTCAAGATTAGCCAATTATACATGCGAATGCACTATTAACGTAACAATATGACGGCATTGATAAACTTGTATCAATACCGAGGAGAATAAGAAAAAACATCATGCCCGAAGTTATTATAAATGGACCTGAAGGTCGTATCGAGGGGCGTTATCGCCACAACAACAATGCAGCCGCTCCTATCGCGCTTTTCTTGCACCCTCACCCGCAACATGGCGGCACAATGAACAATAAAGTTATCTATACATTGTACTATATGTTCGTGCGTCGTGGCTTCTCTTGTCTTCGTTTTAATTTTCGCGGCGTGGGACGATCACAAGGAACATTCTCCCGCGGCGAGGGGGAACTCTCTGATGCTGCAGCTGCCCTAGATTGGCTCCAAGAGTATAATGAGAATGCAGGTCAGTGTTGGATTGCCGGATTCTCCTTTGGTGCTTGGATCGGAATGCAGTTACTGATGCGTAGACCTGAAATAGCGGGATTCATTTCCATAGCTCCACCAGCCAATATGTACGACTTTAGCTTCCTTGCTCCCTGCCCCTCATCTGGAATTATGGTAACAGGCAGTAAAGATGACATAGTGCCGCCAGACTCGGTTGAAAAACTTGTTGAAAAATTGCGTCAACAACGGGGCATACGTATTGACCATACTACGATCCCAGGAGCTAATCATTTCTTTACAAATAAAATGGAACAGCTGGAAAAGGAAGTTGCAAGCTATGTTGATGAACGTCTTCTCAGTGGCACAGACGACTAAAAGGTTTCTCAGTTTAATCTATCGTCTTCCCTGAAACAGGCGTCCGCCAGTCAAAGGTGTGGACACACCCGTCGTGCTAGGCCAGCTTATTGGCAGTTTATACTTCGACCTTAAAGCTAAAAAAGCAAATGCTTCTGCCTCCAGCAGATCGCCATTCCATCCTAAGCTTTCCACCCTAGTACAAGGTAACTCTAAAGTTGAGTTTAAAAATTGCATAATAGTGGTATTCTTTCGTCCTCCACCCGTAACCAGCCACCTCAGCGGATCTCTTGGGAAAAATTGAGTCGCAAGCTGAACCGACTTGACCGTGAATTCAGTCAAAGTTGCTGCGCCATCTTCTAATGACAAATCCGCTATAGGATCACAATTAAAAAAATCTCTGTCTAGTGATTTGGGAGGCCTTCGACTAAAATACTCGTTATTCAGCCAATCGGTAACAAAATCAGTGTGTGAGATACCTTGTGCTGCCCACCGACCATCTTGGTCATATGCAATGCCAACTTTCCTATGCATCCAGTCATCAATGAGAGCATTAGCAGGCCCAGTATCAAAAGCTAAAATGCTACCGGTGTCACCCAACCAGGTCACATTAGCAACGCCACCAAGATTAAGAATGGCTAATGGTTTTTCTATGCCTTTGCACAAGGCATAATGATAAGCAGGAGCGAGAGGAGCCCCCTCCCCACCTGCGGCCACGTCAGCACTGCGAAAATCACACACTACGTCTATGCCAGTAACATTGGCCAATTGAGCGCCATCCCCTAATTGCCATGTGAAACGGTGCTCTGGTTGATGACATATGGTATGACCGTGGAAGCCAATTAAACCAACTTGTTTTGGCTTTACACCGAGCCCATCCAAAAGCAATGATACTGCATTTGCATGGAGATCCGTCAGTTCAGTTTCTATGGACTGGATTTTGGGGTCATGGGTAGTAGAACCTAGACATGCCCGCAAACGATCTCGAAATTTACAGTCGTAGGCCAGTGACATGCCACCTAGGTGACCTTCTATCCGCTCTCCATCGGTTTCGATTAAAGCGACATCTATACCGTCTAGAGACGTGCCGCTCATGAGTCCAACTACCAACATAGATAGATTATACCATCATTTTTGCCACTCGTTGTCGGATTCTGTTGATTGTGCTAAATGGCACACATGGCTGAATTTACATCTACATTTCTCAAACGTGCAAAATCACGGGGTTATATCAGTGACTGCACTAATCCTAGCGGGCTAGATGCTCTTGCTACAAACTCTTCAATTACTGGGTACATAGGCTTCGATGCAACCGCAGACTCACTTCACATTGGAAGCTTGGTGCCAATTATGTTACTGCGTCTTTTACAACAAACGGGCCACAAACCAATCGTGCTTGTTGGCGGTGGAACGACTAAAGTCGGTGACCCATCTGGCAAAGACGATAGCCGCAAATTACTTACTGAAAAGGATATTCAATCAAATATCGACAATATTAAAGGAGTTTTTGAGCGATTCCTCTCGTTTGGAGATAACCCAACGGACGCAATTCTGGTCAATAATGCAAACTGGTTGGATAATTTACAGTACATACCTTTTTTACGCGACGTTGGGCGCCATTTTTCAGTTAACAGGATGCTCGGCCTTGATTCTGTCAAGCTTAGACTCGAGCGTAAACAGCCACTAAGTTTCTTAGAGTTTAATTACATGATTATGCAAGCATATGATTTTGTGGAGTTGTCGAGAAATCATAATTGCCAGCTTCAAATGGGCGGCTCAGATCAATGGGGAAATATAGTAAGTGGCATAGAGCTCGGGCGGCGTCTTGACGGTAAAGAACTGTTTGGCCTAACAACCCATCTGATAACGACCGCAAGCGGCTCTAAAATGGGTAAAACTGCCGAGGGGGCTATTTGGCTCAACAAAGAACGTCTACCACCTTACGAATTTTGGCAATTCTGGCGAAATACCGAGGACACAGATGTAGCCCGCTTCATGCGGTTATTCACTGAATTACCGGACACCGAAATTGCCGAATATGAGAAACTCGAGGGTTCAGACATTAATGAAGCGAAGTCGGTTCTCGCAACTGAAGCAACGGCGCTATGCCACGGTCGCGCGGCAGCTATAGCAGCCTCTGAAAGTGCTCGTAGAACGTTTGCTGAAGGTGGAATAGGGAATGACCTTCCGTGTATTTCGCTTAAGAAAGAAGAATTAATAGATGGACTTCCAGCATTTGTACTTTTTACTAGGGCAGGTCTTGCAAAATCCAACAGTGAGGCACGAAGATTGATCAAAAGTGGCGGTGCAAAACTAAATGGTAAAAAGATCAGTGAAGAACTTGCTCAAATTACAACCATCGACATCAATCAAGACGGAGTAATAAAGCTCTCAGCGGGCAAAAAACGTCACGCCCTTCTATTACCAAGATAAAATTAAACTCTAGACATCGTTCAATTAGGGTGCGCTGTCGGTATTAGCATTCCCGGTTTTCCCTTCTAAAGGGGCCGGAGCATCTGGATCACCAATCTCGGCATCGAACACTCCTAAGAATTTTCTCAATAAACCTGGAGCCAACGCAGATAGGGGGTTCACTGAAATATCTGGATCAGCGAGTGCGCCCTTAACTGAATAGGTGGCTGCGAACAAACCCTCATCGTCCCCACCTGTAAGAATAGGCCCAAGAAGAGGAATTTGTCCAAGGATGCGGTTCAATGTGTAGGCTGGTATTAAAGCACCACCAAAATCAGCGATATCATTTTTTAGATTTAAAGTGCCCTCGGTCGTTATCCCAATTGAAGATCCAAAAGTACGTGTATTATCCAATCGCAAAAGTTTTGATTCGTAAGCATAACGGCCTTCAAGTGTATCGAACTCTACCCCCTCTCGATCAAATGCATCGACAATGCCGGTCAATGAGGCAACCTGAAATATTCTTGCGAACAATGGAACTTTTCGGAGCCGATACTTACTGACAGTAAATTCGCCCTCCATCGGTGCGTTTAAACTCAGCCGCTTACCTTTTATCTTAAGTTTTCCCCCACTTACGTTCTTGGCAATATCGAGTGCTTTGAGCGACGCTCCAAAATCATCCGTTTCTACCGATAATTTGTACCCTATCGAAAACGG
This portion of the Pseudomonadota bacterium genome encodes:
- the cysE gene encoding serine O-acetyltransferase, which produces MFKVIRDEIDAMMQRDPAARSRAEVFFCYSGFHAVVLHRFAHLAWQRDFWFLARLISQFGRFLTGIEIHPGASIGKRLFIDHGMGVVIGETAELGDDVTIYQAVTLGGIAPSINSESQRERNRHPTLGDGVIVGSGAQILGPINVSAGARIGANAVVTQDVPAAITVVGIPARVVEHKDIDVAEVFRPYGTPLGELPDPLVRSLEGLVEHVANLQARIDLLEEALEKKIKKNK
- a CDS encoding alpha/beta hydrolase; the encoded protein is MPEVIINGPEGRIEGRYRHNNNAAAPIALFLHPHPQHGGTMNNKVIYTLYYMFVRRGFSCLRFNFRGVGRSQGTFSRGEGELSDAAAALDWLQEYNENAGQCWIAGFSFGAWIGMQLLMRRPEIAGFISIAPPANMYDFSFLAPCPSSGIMVTGSKDDIVPPDSVEKLVEKLRQQRGIRIDHTTIPGANHFFTNKMEQLEKEVASYVDERLLSGTDD
- the tenA gene encoding thiaminase II, whose translation is MPVIDRPSFFHRLKETCPDIWKAYTRHPFVAGLGDGTLPEASFRYYLKQDYIFLIHFSRAHALAAYKADRIEDIRDAAAAVSALADYEMKLHIDYCNKWGITETALANTKEAPANLAYTRFVLERGMVGDLLDLQVVLAPCIVGYAEIGSWLVEGPLTKRRNNPYNQWIDMYSGKEYQAIGQAAIKKLDNLAVRYGGNSRFDALAENFQIATKLEIEFWQMGLTGGL
- a CDS encoding outer membrane beta-barrel protein, which produces MTKLRIAVKYFLSSLVGGLLACILGLFPVAEASVGENYSANANVSVTQLRSGEHANFSRVVLDTTDQVNVKYDTSPDGKTIAIVIPKVKWKARNTYTYLRSKNIDRIEFVPAAGGGGSLLIEGKRQLGLRWIRGLKPSGKYGHRLAFDVVPKKSRMLPSKAIVIRNTVRGMKGQVVQSVLSKVPTSVNKVASGHITSQTPQKFPTSIRTKAMAGNIGSARMDPYIALKSGSFFASDGSLDLDDPAASHNVETDAPLTSGVFSGALGISWASYGLPVRNEFEFTYRMKADTDITTTNRTSGVAQAGTAEISSVNFMLNSFYDFPIQSKFSPFIGLGLGVSQNELEVSTTLNGVSQTYESDASIGFAYSLMAGTGYRVSPRWLVDFAYRYIDSGSLRTALGSGGNTNRRFDRGGLRSHDIMLGLRYGI
- a CDS encoding cysteine desulfurase family protein, coding for MIYLDHNATTPMRPAVKRCVIEALDISGNPSSIHSSGRRARAMVEKARGQIASSFGVTHENIIFTSGATEANTLALAGSKCRRVFVSGVEHHSVLEAVGHVEKIAVDQDGLVSPECLETLLRRNGNSVLVSVMLANNETGVIQPIAELAGIAHDYGALFHCDAVQAPGRIPLKMNELDVDMMTLSAHKIGGPKGVGALILAPGIEIASTMNGGGQERGRRGGTENVPAIAGFGAAVMHVNEMLNKAGHIAKLRNGMEQAILEQAPEVVIHGHKTPRLVNTSLFGVDGVSAETQVIALDLSGIAISSGSACSSGKVGPSHVLRAMGLSESMSASSIRVSIGFETKEEEMARFVDAWVSSLKMIKRQVDAA
- a CDS encoding aminotransferase class V-fold PLP-dependent enzyme, with product MTTDEPVYLDYQATTPVDPRVRDVMLPWFHEMFGNPHSSDHAYGWVAEQAVEDARAHIAKLIGAKPNEITFTSGATEANNLAVKGTARAISSGRNHVVTCATEHKCVLESCARLEREGFTVTYLPVEKSGLLDLDLLENALSERTALVSIMMVNNEIGVIQPVTEIASLCARVGALFHTDAAQAVAKIPIDVNVMGIDLLSISAHKLYGPMGIGALYVRQKPKIKIEPLLDGGGQERGLRSGTVPAPLAIGFGEACRLGSENISEEADRIRHLRDQFLAQIFDSLNDVKLNGDLERRIPGNLNLSFLDIDAQDLMMRLPSIALSSGSACTTSSVASSHVLQSIGVEKRLLHNAIRIGFGRFTVEKEVIFAAEEIIQAVLSLRNITQTYEKNYNGQNSISQC
- a CDS encoding anhydro-N-acetylmuramic acid kinase: MLVVGLMSGTSLDGIDVALIETDGERIEGHLGGMSLAYDCKFRDRLRACLGSTTHDPKIQSIETELTDLHANAVSLLLDGLGVKPKQVGLIGFHGHTICHQPEHRFTWQLGDGAQLANVTGIDVVCDFRSADVAAGGEGAPLAPAYHYALCKGIEKPLAILNLGGVANVTWLGDTGSILAFDTGPANALIDDWMHRKVGIAYDQDGRWAAQGISHTDFVTDWLNNEYFSRRPPKSLDRDFFNCDPIADLSLEDGAATLTEFTVKSVQLATQFFPRDPLRWLVTGGGRKNTTIMQFLNSTLELPCTRVESLGWNGDLLEAEAFAFLALRSKYKLPISWPSTTGVSTPLTGGRLFQGRR
- the mnmA gene encoding tRNA 2-thiouridine(34) synthase MnmA; the encoded protein is MDCLIKNKKPKDSKIVVAMSGGVDSSVTAALLSEAGYNVIGITLQLYDHGAAINKKGSCCAGQDIHDARDVADKIGIPHYVLDYETKFQESVMRDFADSYVAGETPIPCVRCNQTVKFRDLLSTARELGADALATGHYIRRVGGPNGAELYQGSDKGRDQSYFLFATTQEQLEYLRFPLGELPKGETRAHAERFDLSVSAKPDSQDICFVPNGSYANIVEKLRPESIEPGDIVDCNGRVLGRHNGIIGFTIGQRRGLHIGGRGPNSEPLYVIRLEPKEKRVVVGPRKALAVPKIRIDQVNLLVGSDEISRLKKVMVKFRSAMEPVPASVKLLPGKQAEVHFSEPQFSIASGQACVFYWNERVLGGGWIKRH
- a CDS encoding 2Fe-2S iron-sulfur cluster-binding protein, whose protein sequence is MAKIVFLSAEGDAQEVDAPEGCSVLDIAHRNGIDMEGACEGQMACSTCHVIVDPAWISKLPAPCEEEEGLLDLVTGLTQTSRLGCQLRMIEALNGLTLQLPHRKSNLIFED
- the tyrS gene encoding tyrosine--tRNA ligase, translating into MAEFTSTFLKRAKSRGYISDCTNPSGLDALATNSSITGYIGFDATADSLHIGSLVPIMLLRLLQQTGHKPIVLVGGGTTKVGDPSGKDDSRKLLTEKDIQSNIDNIKGVFERFLSFGDNPTDAILVNNANWLDNLQYIPFLRDVGRHFSVNRMLGLDSVKLRLERKQPLSFLEFNYMIMQAYDFVELSRNHNCQLQMGGSDQWGNIVSGIELGRRLDGKELFGLTTHLITTASGSKMGKTAEGAIWLNKERLPPYEFWQFWRNTEDTDVARFMRLFTELPDTEIAEYEKLEGSDINEAKSVLATEATALCHGRAAAIAASESARRTFAEGGIGNDLPCISLKKEELIDGLPAFVLFTRAGLAKSNSEARRLIKSGGAKLNGKKISEELAQITTIDINQDGVIKLSAGKKRHALLLPR